The sequence TAAAAATTCTTCATCATATTTTTTATTTTTGTTAATTTCTTCTTGTTTTTCTTTTCCTATTTTATCATAGGAAAAAATAGAAAAATATTGAATCAATATTTTAGAAGCCTCCATTAAAGCTAATTTTGGACAAATGGATCCATCTGTTTTTATTTCCAATGAAAGATTTTCAAAATCTGTTTTTTGTCCAACACGACAATTTTCTATTGTATATTTAACATTTTTAATTGGAGTAAATATAGAATCTATTGGAATAGTTCCAATTAAATATTCTTTATTTTTTTTATTTTCTTCTGCAGGAACATATCCTCTACCTTCTTCAATTGTAAAATTAATATCTAAAGGAATAGATTCTTCTTTATTACAAATAACTAAATCCTTATTTAAAATTTGAAAACCAGAAATAAATTTATTTAAAATTTCACCTGTTATTTGTTTACCAGAATTAATTGAAACATTAACTATTTCATTATGAATGTTGGGTAATTTTTGTTTTAAACGAATTTTTTTAAAATTTAAAACAATATCTGTTACATCTTCAACTACTCCTTCTATAGTAGAAAATTCATATTTAACTCCTTTAATTCTAATAGAAGTTATAGAAAATCCTTTTAAAGAACCTAAAAGAACCCTTCGTAATGCATTTCCTAAAGTTATTCCATATCCTGGTTCTAAAGGTTTTAGATGAAAAATACTTCTATTATCTGCAAATTCATACATTGCAATTCTATCAGGTTTAACAAAATTTAGAATAGACATACTACTTATTCTATTTTGAATATAATTCTACAATAAATTGTTCTTTAATATTTTCAGGAATTTGTGTTCTTTTTGGCATAATTCTAAATAAACCAAACATGTTTTTTTCATCTAAAATTAACCATTCTACTAATGGACCTATTTTTTTATTTATAGATTCTAATATAACTGGATGTTTTTTAGATTTTTCTCTTATTTCTATCTTATCTCCTGGTTTTAATCTAAAAGAAGGAATATTAACAATATGATTATTAACAATAATATGTCTATGAGATACAATTTGACGAGCAGAAGATCGAGAAGGAGCAAATTTTAATCTAAAAACGACGTTATCAAGACGACTTTCACATGCTTGTAATAATAATTCTCCAGTAATTCCTTTTTTTCTTGCAGCTTCAAAATACAATTTTTCAAATTGACGTTCTAATATCCCATAAGTATATTTAGCTTTTTGTTTTTCTATTAATTGTATAAAATATTCTGAACGTTTTCCTCTACGACGATTATTTCCATGTTGTCCAGATGGATATTTTCTTCTATTAAAATATTTATCTTCTCCATAAATGCATTCTCCAAATCTTCTAGAAATTTTAGTTTTAGGTCCTATATATTTTGCCATAATATTTTTAATCATTAAACTCTCCTTCTTTTAGGAGGACGACATCCATTATGAGGTAATGGAGTTATATCTTTTATCATCGTTACTATAATACCAGAATTACTTAATGCTCTTATAGCAGCATCTCTACCTGCTCCTGGTCCTTTAACTTTTATCTCAACTTTTTTTATTCCTGCATTTAATCCTTCTTTTGCTACATTTTCTGCTGCCATTTGAGCAGCATATGGAGTATTTTTTTTAGATCCTTTAAAATTCATTTTTCCGGCAGAAGACCATGTTATCACTTCTCCTTTTTTATTTGTTAAAGTAATAATAATATTATTAAAACTAGATTGAATATGAGCTTCACCTAAAGAATCAACTACTACTGATCTTTTTTTTCCAGATTTTACCATAAAATTTTTATTTTGTAACTTTTTTCTTATTTGCTACAGTTTTCTTTTTTCCTTTTCTAGTTCTACAATTATTTTTTGTTTTTTGACCTCTTAATGGTAATCCTTTTCTATGTCTTGTTCCTATATAACAACCTATATCCATTAATCTTTTTATATTGATTTGATTTTCAGATCTTAATTCACCTTCAATTTTTATATTATCAGATATAAATTTTCTTATTTTACTAATATCATCATCAGACCAATCTTTTACTTTTTTATTTTCATCAATATTAACAGATTTTAAAATAGTTTTTGATAAACTTTTACCTATTCCATACAAATAAGTAAGACCAATAATTCCTCTTTTAGAAATTGGAATTTCTATACTAGAAATTCTAACTGCCATCTAACCTTGTTTTTGTTTAAATCTAGGATTTTTTTTATTAATAATACGTAAACGACCTTTTCTTCTAACAATTTTACAATTATCAGTTCTTTTTTTTAAAGAAGCTCTTACTTTCATAAAAAGTATGTTATAATTTTATTTATTTTAATATCTATAAGTTATTCTTCCTCTTTCTAAATCATAAGAAGACATTTCTAATCGAACTTTATCTCCAGGTAATATTTTTATATAATGCATTCTCATTTTTCCGGATATATGAGCTTTTACAATACATCCATTTTCTAATTCTACGCGAAACATCGCATTTGGAGATGATTCTATAATAGTTCCATCAACTTCAATATGCTTCTGTTTAGACATAATAATTTATTTACAATTAATATAATATACATAAAAAATTATAAAAAATTATAATCTATTATATTTACGATTTTTTGTCATCATTAATCCATCATAATGATAATTTAACAAATGAATACGAACCTGTTGTGAAACATCTAAAATAACACCTACTACAATTAATAACGAAGTTCCTCCATAAAATAATGCAAAATTTTGAGTAACACCCATTCTAAAAACTATACATGGTATTATTGCTATAATAGCTAAAAGTATTGCTCCAGGAAATGTAATTTTTGATAAAATAGAATCTATATATTCAGCTGTATCTTTTCCAGGTTTTATTTTTGGTATATGTCCTCCATTTCTTTTTAAATCATCTGCCATTTGATTTACTGGTATAGTAATAGCTGTATAAAAAAAAGTAAAAATTATTACTAATATAAAAATAGTTAAATTATACCATAATCCATATATATCTTGAAAAAGATGAAAAAAATTTTTTATTTTTATATTTTCTATATAATCATAAAAAGTTAATGGAAAAAGCATTATTGCTTGAGAAAATATAATAGGCATTACTCCTGCAGCAGTCATTTTTAATGGAATATATTGATGTTTTTTATGAATTAAATTAGATTCTAATTTTATAGATTTATAATGAGAAACATATTGTACTGGAATTTTTCTAATAGCTTGAATAATTATAATAGAAAATAAAATTACTAATAACCATAATAAAAATTCAAAAAGTAAAATTATTAATCCTCCATTTATATTTTCTAATTTACTAAATATTTCTTTTGCTATAGCATCTGGAAATCGTGCAATTATTCCTGACATTATTATTAAGGAAATTCCATTTCCTATACCTTTATCTGTTATTTTATCTCCTAACCACATTGTAAATAAAGTACCAGAAGTTAAAGTAGTTATTCCTATACACCAAAATATACTTTTACCATAAAAAGTATTTATATTAATTAAATAAGATGAAATAGAAGATGAAAAAGGAATAATTTGTTGAGTTAAAGAAATAAGATATACAGGAGCTTGTATAAAACATATGCCTACAGTTAACCATCTTGTAATAAGACTAATTTGTTTTCTTCCACTTTCTCCATCTTTTTGTAATCTTTGTAAATAAGGAATAATAATACACATTAACTGTATTATAATAGATGCAGATATATAAGGCATAATACCTAAGGCTAAAATTGAAGCACGGTTAAAAGCTCCACCAGTAAAAGAAGATAAAATTTGTATTAATCCTTTAGAACCTATATGAAATTTTTCCATAAAATCACTAATACCTAAAGGATTAATTCCTGGAAGGGGAATATAGGCTCCAAAACGATATATTAATAATAAATTTAAAGTTATTATTATTTTTTTACGTAAATCTTTAACATTCCAAATGTTATGAACAGTTGTTAAAAAATTATTCATTTTAGTATTATACTAAAAAAGCTTTTCCTCCTATTTTTTCTATAGAAGAAAAAGCTTTTTTGCTAAATTTGGATGCATATATATTTAATGGATAAGAAAGAATACCTTTTCCTAAAATTTTAATAAAATCATTTTTTTTAGCTAATTTTTTTTTTAAAAAAAATTCTTTATTTAAAATATCTCCTTTTTTAATTTTTCCTTTATTAATATAATTTTGAATTGTATATAAATTAATACAATTATATTTTTTTTTATTTCTTTTAAATCCAAATTTAGGAATTCTTCTTTGTATAGGCATTTGTCCTCCTTCAAATCCTATTTTTTTAGAATAACCAGATCTAGATTTTTCTCCTTTATGTCCTCTACCACAAGTCCCACCTTTTCCAGATCCTTGTCCTCTTCCTAATCTCAATTTATTTTTTTTAGATCCACTTTTTGGATATAAAAAAATTTTTTTTGTATTATCCATTATATACTTTTTTAATAGAAATACCTCTTTGTTTTGCTATAATATGAACATCTCTCATTTTACTAAGAGCTTTTATTGTAGCTTTAATTATATTATGATGATTAGAAGATCCTTTAGATTTTGATAATACATTTCTTAATCCAGCAGCTTCAAGAACAGCTCTTAAAGGTCCACCAGCTATAATTCCAGTACCATCTGAAGCAGGTTTAATTAAAATATGAGCCCCTCCATATTTAGCTTCTTGTTCATGAGGAATTGTTCCATTTGATATACATACTTTACAAAGATTTCTTTTAGCTTGCTCTCCAGCTTTGTGAATAGCATCTGGAGCTTCTTTAGATTTTCCAAAACCATAACCTACTACTCCATTTTCATTTCCTTTAATAAGGATAGCACTAAAACTAAAATATCTTCTTCCTTTAGTTACTTTACATACTCTTGTTACTCCAACCAATTTTTCTTTTAATTCTAATCCAGAATGTTTTATTTTTTTAGACAAAATAATTATTTTAAAATTTAAATCCTATTTTTCTAATTCCTTCAGCTAAAGATTTTATTCTACCATGATATAAATATTTACCTTTATCAAAAACTAATTTAGTTATTTTCAATTTTTTAGCTCTATCACCTAATAGTTTACCTACTTCATAAGATAATTCTATTTTTGTTTTTTTATTTTCATGAAATATTTTTTCCCTTGATGAAGAAGATACTAAAGTTTTTCCAGATAAATCATCTATAATTTGGGCATATATTTGTTTATTACTTCTAAAAACAGAAATCCTAAATCTATCTGGTTCTCCAAAAATTTTTTTCATATATAAAAAATTTAAGCAGATTTACCTGCTTTTCTATAAATTATTTCTTTTAAATATTTAACCCCTTTTCCTTTATAAGGTTCCGGAATTCTAAATGATCTTATTTTTGCTGCAACTATTCCTAATAATTGTTTATCATAAGATTTTAAAATAATAATAGTATTTTTTCCTTTTTCCGATTTTATTTCTATATCAATTTCTTTAGAAAGTTGTAACATAATATTATGAGAAAAACCAAGATTTAAATCTAAAATTTTTTCATTATAAGTAGCTCTATATCCTACTCCAACTAATTCTAATTTTTTTTGAAATCCTTTTGTAACTCCTATTATCATATTTTTAATTAAAACATGATATAATCCATGTAAAGATTTAGATTCTTTATTTTCTTTATTTCTAGTTATAAGTATTTTTTTTTCATATAAATTAAAATGTAATTTTTTAGAAATTTTTTGATATAAAATACCTAAATTTCCTTTTACAGATATCTTATCATTAATTATTTTTAATTCTACATTATCAGGTATTAAAATAGGTTTTTTCCCAATTCTTGACATTTTATAAAACTATTTACAGATATATTAAAAATTTGTATCAAAAAACATAACATAAAATTTCACCTCCTATTCTTTTTTTTCTTGCTTCTTTATCTGTAATTACTCCATTAGAAGTAGTTATTATAGCTATACCTAATCCATTTAATACTCTAGGTAATTTTTTATATTTACAATATTTTCTTAAACCAGGTTTACTTATTCTTATTATTTTATAAATAACAGAATTATTTTTATAATATTTTAATGCTATTTTAATTATATTTTTTTCTATTTTGTAATCTAAAATATATCCATTTTTTAATAAAACATTAATTATTTCTTTTTTTTCTTTAGAAAAACTAACTTTCAATAGTTTATGTTTTGCAAAACATGCATTTCTAATTCTAGTTAAAAAATCTGCTATTGTATCCATAACATAATTAATATTTACTTATTTTTATTTTTACCAACTAGCTTTTTTTATTCCTGGAATAAGTCCTTGAGAAACTAAATTTCTAAATACAATACGAGAAACACCAAATTTTCTCATGTATCCTCTACATCTTCCAGTAATAGAACATCTATTTTTTAAACGAACAGGAGATGCATCTCTAGGCAATTTTTGTAAAAGTTCATATTTTCCAGCTTTTTTTAAAGCAATCCTTTTATTTGCATATTTCATTACTATTTTTTCTCTTTTTTTTTGTCTTGCTTTAACAGATTCTTTAGCCATTTTTTTATTTTTTAAAAGGTATTCCAAAAAGTGATAAAAGTTTTCTAGCTTCTATATCATTTTTAGCAGAAGTAACAAATGTAATATTCATTCCTTTATTTTTTTTAATTTTATCAATATTTATTTCAGGATAAATAATTTGTTCTGTTATTCCCATATTATAATTTCCATATCCATCAAAACTATTATTTTTTACTCCATTAAAATCTCTTACTCTAGGTAAAGAAATAAAAATAAGTCTTTCTAAAAATTCATACATTTTTATTCTACGTAAAGTAACTTTTACTCCTATAGGCATTCCTTTTCTTAATTTAAATCCAGATTCATCATGTTTAGAATAACAAAAAATAGCTTTTTGACCTGTTATATCTGTTATTTCTTTTATAGAAAAATCTATTAATTTTTTATCTGAAACAGATTCACCAATACCCTGGTGTATAACTATTTTTTTTAATTTTGGAACTTCCATAATAGATTTATATCCAAAATTTTTTATTAAACTTGGAATTACTTCCTTTCTATATAATTTTTCTAATTTAGATTTAGAAATCATATTATAACTTTTATTACTTTTTTTACTCTTTTTTTACCTCTACTACTTTATCCTCTACTACTTTATCCTCTACTACTTTACTTTCTATTACTTTTACTTTATCCTTTACTACTTTATCCTCTACTACTTTATCCTCTACTACTTTACTTTCTATTACTTTTACTTTATCCTTTACTACTTTATCCTCTACTACTTTATCCTCTACTACTTTACTTTCTATTACTTTTACTTTATCCTTTACTACTTTATCCTCTACTACTTTATCCTCTACTACTTTATCCTTTACTACTTTATCNNNNNNNNNNNNNNNNNNNNNNNNNNNNNNNNNNNNNNNNNNNNNNNNNNNNNNNNNNNNNNNNNNNNNNNNNNNNNNNNNNNNNNNNNNNNNNNNNNNNNNNNNNNNNNNNNNNNNNNNNNNNNNNNNNNNNNNNNNNNNNNNNNNNNNNNNNNNNNNNNNNNNNNNNNNNNNNNNNNNNNNNNNNNNNNNNNNNNNNNNNNNNNNNNNNNNNNNNNNNNNNNNNNNNNNNNNNNNNNNNNNNNNNNNNNNNNNNNNNNNNNNNNNNNNNNNNNNNNNNNNNNNNNNNNNNNNNNNNNNNNNNNNNNNNNNNNNNNNNNNNNNNNNNNNNNNNNNNNNNNNNNNNNNNNNNNNNNNNNNNNNNNNNNNNNNNNNNNNNNNNNNNNNNNNNNNNNNNNNNNNNNNNNNNNNNNNNTACTACTTTATCCTCTACTACTTTATCCTCTACTACTTTATCCTCTACTACTTTATCCTCTACTACTTTATCCTCTACTACTTTATCCTTTACTACTTTATCTTCTACTACTTTATCCTTTACTACTTTATCCTTTACTACTTTATCCTCTACTACTTTATCCTCTACTACTTTATCTTCTACTACTTTACTTTCTATTACTTTTACTTTATCCTCTACTACTTTACTTTCTATTATTTTTTTTAAATTAGATATATGTATAGGAGCTTCTTTTTCTATAATTCCTCCTTTAGGATTTTTTGCATTAGGTTTAGTATGCCTCTTTACTATATTTAATCCTCTTATAATAACTTTATTTTTTTTAGTAAAAATTTTTGAAACAATACCTTCAGTTCCTTTATAATTTCCTGATAAAATTAATACTTTATCTTCTTTTTTTATTTTTTTCATAAAACTTCTTGGGCTAAAGATATTATTTTCATATATTCTTTTTCTCTAAGTTCTCTTGCTACTGGACCAAAAACTCTTGTACCTAACATTTCTCCAGATGTATTTATTAATACACATGCATTATCATCAAAACTTATATAAGATCCATCTTTTCTTCTAATTCTATTTTTTGTTCTAATAATAACAGCTTTAGATATTTGTCCTTTTTTAATAGTAGAACTTCCAGATACTGCTATTTTTATTGTAATAACTACTGAATCTCCTAATGAAGCATATCTTTTTTTAGTTCCACCTAAAACTCTAATAATTAAAGCTTCTTTTGCTCCTGTATTATCTGATACTCTACATCTAGATTCTTGTTGTAACATATTTTTTATTTTTTTTCTAAAATAGAAATTAATCTCCAACATTTATTCTTACTCATAGGACGTATTTCCATAATATTTACTTTATCTCCATTTTTAGATATATTTTTTTCATCATGAACCATATATTTTTTTTTCTTAATAATACTTTTTCCATAATATTTATGTTTTACTTTTTTTGTTTCAGATACTATAACTGTTTTTTGCATTTTATCACTTATAACTATTCCTTGTTTTTGTTTTCTTTTATTTCTATGAACATACTTATGATTTTCTATCATTTATTTTCTTATTTAATTCAGTTTTTAATCTAGCAATATTTTTTCTTAATATTCTTATAATCATAGGATTTTTATTCATTTTTATAGAATGATTAAATTTTATATTTTGATAATTATTTTCATTTATTTTTATTTTTTCAATCAAATTCTTTATTGAAAGATTTTTTATATTTTTCATTTTATTGCATTAGAAACAACGAATTTTATTTTTATAGGAAGTTTTTGAGCTGCTAATCTTAAAGCTTCCTTAGCTATTTTCATATCTACTCCATCTATTTCAAATAAAATTTTTCCTGCTTTAACTACAGATACCCAAAATTCAACTGGTCCTTTCCCTTTTCCCATACGAACTTCTTGCGGTTTTTTTGTAGCAGGTTTATCAGGAAAAACATTAATCCATAATTGTCCTTCTCTCTTCATATATCTAGTAGCAGCAACACGTGCCGCTTCTAATTGTCTAGAACTAATCCAAGCACCTTCTAAAGATTTTATTCCATATAAACCTCTTGATAAAGAAGTTCCTTTTTTAGAATTTCCACGTATTCTACCTTTTTGTTGTTTTTTATATTTTGTTTTTTTTGGTTGCAACATAATTTTGTATTACAAAATAATTTATTGTTTTCTTTTTTTTAAATAACCTTTTTGTTTTCTTTGTATTCCTAATAATGGAGATAATTCTCTTTTTCCATATATTTCTCCTTTCATTATCCAAACTTTAATTCCTATACTACCATAAACAGTATGTGCTACATCTACATGATAATCTACATCAGCCCTAAAAGTTCCAAGAGAAATTCTACCTTCTTTATAAGTTTCACATCTAGCCATCTCTGATCCATTTAATCTTCCAGATATTTGAATTCTTATTCCTTGAGCATTCATCCTCATAGCAGCAATAATAGATAATTTTATTGCTTTTTTATAAGATATTCTATTTTCTAATTGTCTAACTAAACCTTTTGCCAATAATGGAGCATCTAATTCTGGTCTTTTTACCTCAGATATATTAATTTGAACTTCTTTTTTAGTAAGCTTTTTTAATTCTTTTCTAACTGTATCTACTTCATCTCCACCTTTTCCAATAACAAGAGCAGGTCTAGATGTTCTAATTGTTATAGTAATAAATTTTAAAGTTCTTTCTATAAAAATACGAGAAACTATTCCTTTTGGAAATCTAGCTTCTATATATCTTCTAACTTTAAAATCTTCTTGAATTCTATCCTTATAATTATTACACCAACTAGATTGCCATCCAATTATAATTCCAAGACGATTAACTATTGGATTTGTTTTTTGTCCCATATATTTACATTTCTTTTCTATTTTCTAAAAAAACTATAACATGACTTGATCTCTTTCTTATTCTATGACCTCTTCCTTGAGGAACAGGACGTAATCTTTTTAAAGTTTTTCCTTGATTTACTTGAATATTTTTTATAAATAAAAATTTATCATTATCTGAATATTTATTATTATATTTTATTTTCCAATTTGATAATAAAGAAAGAAGTAATTTTTTTAAAAAAATAGATATTTTTTTTTTATTACTATATGTTAATATATCTAAAGCATTTTGTATTTCTTTATTACGAATTAAATTAGCAATTAATCGTATTTTTCTTGGAGAACTTCTTACTCTATTTAAAGAAGCAGAAACTATATTTAATTTTTTTTTCGTATTCATTTCTCAAAATAAAAATTATTAATTTTTTATTTTTAACTTATTTTTAGATCCTGAATGTCCTCTAAAAACACGAGTAGGTGAAAATTCACCTAATTTATGTCCTATCATATTTTCCGTAATATATACATTAATAAATTGTTTTCCATTATGTACTGCAAAAGTATGTCCTACAAAATCAGGTAAAATAGTAGATGGTCTAGACCAAGTTTTAATAACTGTTTTTTTTTCATTTTTTATATTTTTTAATACTTTTTTATATAATTTTTGAGATACATATGGACCTTTTTTTAAAGATCTTGCCATAATTTTATTTTTTTCTTCTTTGTAAGATATATTTATTAGAATGTTTTCTTTTTGAACGAGTTCTAAATCCTTTAGAATATTTTCCTTTTCTACTTCTAGGTATTCCTCCTGATGCTTTTCCTTCTCCTCCTCCCATAGGATGATCTACAGGATTCATAGCAACACCTCTAGTTCTAGGTCTTTTTCCTAAATGTCTACTTTTTCCTGCTTTACCATATGTTTCTAATTGAT is a genomic window of Blattabacterium cuenoti containing:
- a CDS encoding DNA-directed RNA polymerase subunit alpha — its product is MSILNFVKPDRIAMYEFADNRSIFHLKPLEPGYGITLGNALRRVLLGSLKGFSITSIRIKGVKYEFSTIEGVVEDVTDIVLNFKKIRLKQKLPNIHNEIVNVSINSGKQITGEILNKFISGFQILNKDLVICNKEESIPLDINFTIEEGRGYVPAEENKKNKEYLIGTIPIDSIFTPIKNVKYTIENCRVGQKTDFENLSLEIKTDGSICPKLALMEASKILIQYFSIFSYDKIGKEKQEEINKNKKYDEEFLRMRTLLKSKLNDMDLSVRTKNCLKLASIKTIADLVSCNRNNMLKMRNFGKKSLDELESKMKEKGLYFGMEISEYKLNKE
- the rpsD gene encoding 30S ribosomal protein S4, translating into MAKYIGPKTKISRRFGECIYGEDKYFNRRKYPSGQHGNNRRRGKRSEYFIQLIEKQKAKYTYGILERQFEKLYFEAARKKGITGELLLQACESRLDNVVFRLKFAPSRSSARQIVSHRHIIVNNHIVNIPSFRLKPGDKIEIREKSKKHPVILESINKKIGPLVEWLILDEKNMFGLFRIMPKRTQIPENIKEQFIVELYSK
- the rpsK gene encoding 30S ribosomal protein S11 encodes the protein MVKSGKKRSVVVDSLGEAHIQSSFNNIIITLTNKKGEVITWSSAGKMNFKGSKKNTPYAAQMAAENVAKEGLNAGIKKVEIKVKGPGAGRDAAIRALSNSGIIVTMIKDITPLPHNGCRPPKRRRV
- the rpsM gene encoding 30S ribosomal protein S13, which translates into the protein MAVRISSIEIPISKRGIIGLTYLYGIGKSLSKTILKSVNIDENKKVKDWSDDDISKIRKFISDNIKIEGELRSENQINIKRLMDIGCYIGTRHRKGLPLRGQKTKNNCRTRKGKKKTVANKKKVTK
- the rpmJ gene encoding 50S ribosomal protein L36 translates to MKVRASLKKRTDNCKIVRRKGRLRIINKKNPRFKQKQG
- the infA gene encoding translation initiation factor IF-1, giving the protein MSKQKHIEVDGTIIESSPNAMFRVELENGCIVKAHISGKMRMHYIKILPGDKVRLEMSSYDLERGRITYRY
- the secY gene encoding preprotein translocase subunit SecY yields the protein MNNFLTTVHNIWNVKDLRKKIIITLNLLLIYRFGAYIPLPGINPLGISDFMEKFHIGSKGLIQILSSFTGGAFNRASILALGIMPYISASIIIQLMCIIIPYLQRLQKDGESGRKQISLITRWLTVGICFIQAPVYLISLTQQIIPFSSSISSYLININTFYGKSIFWCIGITTLTSGTLFTMWLGDKITDKGIGNGISLIIMSGIIARFPDAIAKEIFSKLENINGGLIILLFEFLLWLLVILFSIIIIQAIRKIPVQYVSHYKSIKLESNLIHKKHQYIPLKMTAAGVMPIIFSQAIMLFPLTFYDYIENIKIKNFFHLFQDIYGLWYNLTIFILVIIFTFFYTAITIPVNQMADDLKRNGGHIPKIKPGKDTAEYIDSILSKITFPGAILLAIIAIIPCIVFRMGVTQNFALFYGGTSLLIVVGVILDVSQQVRIHLLNYHYDGLMMTKNRKYNRL
- the rplO gene encoding 50S ribosomal protein L15, whose product is MDNTKKIFLYPKSGSKKNKLRLGRGQGSGKGGTCGRGHKGEKSRSGYSKKIGFEGGQMPIQRRIPKFGFKRNKKKYNCINLYTIQNYINKGKIKKGDILNKEFFLKKKLAKKNDFIKILGKGILSYPLNIYASKFSKKAFSSIEKIGGKAFLV
- the rpsE gene encoding 30S ribosomal protein S5 — translated: MLSKKIKHSGLELKEKLVGVTRVCKVTKGRRYFSFSAILIKGNENGVVGYGFGKSKEAPDAIHKAGEQAKRNLCKVCISNGTIPHEQEAKYGGAHILIKPASDGTGIIAGGPLRAVLEAAGLRNVLSKSKGSSNHHNIIKATIKALSKMRDVHIIAKQRGISIKKVYNG
- the rplR gene encoding 50S ribosomal protein L18, giving the protein MKKIFGEPDRFRISVFRSNKQIYAQIIDDLSGKTLVSSSSREKIFHENKKTKIELSYEVGKLLGDRAKKLKITKLVFDKGKYLYHGRIKSLAEGIRKIGFKF
- the rplF gene encoding 50S ribosomal protein L6, which gives rise to MSRIGKKPILIPDNVELKIINDKISVKGNLGILYQKISKKLHFNLYEKKILITRNKENKESKSLHGLYHVLIKNMIIGVTKGFQKKLELVGVGYRATYNEKILDLNLGFSHNIMLQLSKEIDIEIKSEKGKNTIIILKSYDKQLLGIVAAKIRSFRIPEPYKGKGVKYLKEIIYRKAGKSA
- the rpsH gene encoding 30S ribosomal protein S8, yielding MDTIADFLTRIRNACFAKHKLLKVSFSKEKKEIINVLLKNGYILDYKIEKNIIKIALKYYKNNSVIYKIIRISKPGLRKYCKYKKLPRVLNGLGIAIITTSNGVITDKEARKKRIGGEILCYVF
- the rpsN gene encoding 30S ribosomal protein S14, coding for MAKESVKARQKKREKIVMKYANKRIALKKAGKYELLQKLPRDASPVRLKNRCSITGRCRGYMRKFGVSRIVFRNLVSQGLIPGIKKASW
- the rplE gene encoding 50S ribosomal protein L5, which codes for MISKSKLEKLYRKEVIPSLIKNFGYKSIMEVPKLKKIVIHQGIGESVSDKKLIDFSIKEITDITGQKAIFCYSKHDESGFKLRKGMPIGVKVTLRRIKMYEFLERLIFISLPRVRDFNGVKNNSFDGYGNYNMGITEQIIYPEINIDKIKKNKGMNITFVTSAKNDIEARKLLSLFGIPFKK
- the rplX gene encoding 50S ribosomal protein L24, with the translated sequence MKKIKKEDKVLILSGNYKGTEGIVSKIFTKKNKVIIRGLNIVKRHTKPNAKNPKGGIIEKEAPIHISNLKKIIESKVVEDKVKVIESKVVEDKVVEDKVVEDKVVKDKVVKDKVVEDKVVKDKVVEDKVVEDKVVEDKVVEDKVVEDKVV
- the rplN gene encoding 50S ribosomal protein L14; translated protein: MLQQESRCRVSDNTGAKEALIIRVLGGTKKRYASLGDSVVITIKIAVSGSSTIKKGQISKAVIIRTKNRIRRKDGSYISFDDNACVLINTSGEMLGTRVFGPVARELREKEYMKIISLAQEVL
- the rpsQ gene encoding 30S ribosomal protein S17, which codes for MIENHKYVHRNKRKQKQGIVISDKMQKTVIVSETKKVKHKYYGKSIIKKKKYMVHDEKNISKNGDKVNIMEIRPMSKNKCWRLISILEKK
- the rpmC gene encoding 50S ribosomal protein L29 → MKNIKNLSIKNLIEKIKINENNYQNIKFNHSIKMNKNPMIIRILRKNIARLKTELNKKINDRKS
- the rplP gene encoding 50S ribosomal protein L16, producing MLQPKKTKYKKQQKGRIRGNSKKGTSLSRGLYGIKSLEGAWISSRQLEAARVAATRYMKREGQLWINVFPDKPATKKPQEVRMGKGKGPVEFWVSVVKAGKILFEIDGVDMKIAKEALRLAAQKLPIKIKFVVSNAIK
- the rpsC gene encoding 30S ribosomal protein S3, whose translation is MGQKTNPIVNRLGIIIGWQSSWCNNYKDRIQEDFKVRRYIEARFPKGIVSRIFIERTLKFITITIRTSRPALVIGKGGDEVDTVRKELKKLTKKEVQINISEVKRPELDAPLLAKGLVRQLENRISYKKAIKLSIIAAMRMNAQGIRIQISGRLNGSEMARCETYKEGRISLGTFRADVDYHVDVAHTVYGSIGIKVWIMKGEIYGKRELSPLLGIQRKQKGYLKKRKQ
- the rplV gene encoding 50S ribosomal protein L22, translated to MNTKKKLNIVSASLNRVRSSPRKIRLIANLIRNKEIQNALDILTYSNKKKISIFLKKLLLSLLSNWKIKYNNKYSDNDKFLFIKNIQVNQGKTLKRLRPVPQGRGHRIRKRSSHVIVFLENRKEM
- the rpsS gene encoding 30S ribosomal protein S19 — protein: MARSLKKGPYVSQKLYKKVLKNIKNEKKTVIKTWSRPSTILPDFVGHTFAVHNGKQFINVYITENMIGHKLGEFSPTRVFRGHSGSKNKLKIKN